gcatcATGGAGGGACAGGGCCGAGGAGGAGGTGCCTAAGCAGGAGGCGGGGTGAGAGCTGGAGACAGGACCCCAGGGGGAGAAAGCACTGGGCGGGGCTTTGTGGCATGGGGGCGGGGCACAGGGAGGAGCCAAGGGAAAAGACGGAGACCCAGCCCAGGAAGGCTCTCCCCCTAGTCTATCCCTTACACTGAGGACGGCGAGGACTCCTCCAGGGCGCAGCAGCTGCAGGCACCGCTCATAGTAGGCGGCACAGTTCTCCTTGTCCGCGTCCACCACGGCCACGTCGAAGGTGCTAGCTTCGCCCGCGGCCAGGAGCtcgtcttggggggggggggggggcggggggtaagATAGGTCTTGAGTCCGCAGCCCAGGTGGTCAGAAGCCCCTGCCCAGGCCTGCCCAGGTGCTGTGACCATTCAGGGACTCTGGTCTGGAGGGGCGCCCTGCCACCCAGCATGTGGCCGCATAGGTGAGGCCAGGAAGCAGAGGACTGTCACTGCCTCAACCCCGCCCAGCAGACCTGGTCACTAGCTCACGCCCAGTCGTCCCACTTAGAAAATGGTGCCAAGGCCCCTTCTACTCCGTTGCTCACCCAGGGTCTCCAGGGCGGGCTTCAACCGAAGGTCGATCTTGTGTTCCTCCTCAGCCTGCGGAAGGAGTGGGGTCACAGCCAGCAGGTCCCTTCTCCTAGGGCTGGGAGTGGTCAGGCTCCAAGGGCCTGACGAGGGCCTCAAATGTGCGGGACACTCACCTGCCTCCACAGGGGCCGCCCCAGCTCCGGAGGCTCTGGGTTCACCTCGCAGGTTATTACGCGCCCGGCCGGGGGCAGCGCCAAGGCCAACGCTAGGGCTGAGTAGCCTGTGAAAGTGCCTGTGGGCAGGGACATGGACAGGCTCAGGCCAGAATGGGGGACATCCTGGTGACTTAGGCTCCCAGTGGTCCCAGCCGTGCGCCCTACCCAGGTCCAGCGCCTTCTTCGCCTTGATGAGTCGTGCCAGGTTGGCCAGAAGCTGGGCCTGCTCACAGGTCATCATGGAATCTCCCTGCGGCTGCTCCAGGGTCAGCTGTGTCGcggtggtggaggggagagggtcgCACCACCACTGCCAGTCACCCAGCTCCGCCCCGTGTTCACACCCCCTCCAGGTGCGCGGCTGTGGGCGTGGCCTAGGGGGACTGGCCCTCAGGGAACGCCCACCGCGCCCCGCCTGCGGTGTCCCGGAAGCCCGGGGAGCTCCAAGGcccagcccaaggtcacacaagcaCGTGGGGCCCGCTGGGTCCGAAGTGGGCGCCTGTTCCCGCCCCTGGCCCTGCTGACCAGCCGTAGGCTCCGCAGCACCGGATGCTCCCGCATGGAGCGGCTCAGCAGATACTGCCAGAGGGGGCTGTCTTCAGGGGGCAGCAGGCGCTTCTCTCGCCGGGATCGCTCCGGATGGCACCGTCTCCCTGACGGGGAGGGGTCCTGGGTCAGGGTCTGGGACTCCGGGGCGCCAGGGCTGAGCTTCAGCCTCAGCCAGCCTCGCGGAGTCACGGGCTCCGCTCCCGCACCTGCCCCGCCTGCGGGGGCTCTGCGGGAGGTGCCGCAGGCCCCGCCTTACTCACCCAGGAAGAGGCCGGTGGCGAAGGCGGCGCCCAGCGCGGCGGAGCCCAG
This window of the Prionailurus viverrinus isolate Anna chromosome D2, UM_Priviv_1.0, whole genome shotgun sequence genome carries:
- the COMTD1 gene encoding catechol O-methyltransferase domain-containing protein 1, yielding MIQPAPRLSVPAALVLGSAALGAAFATGLFLGRRCHPERSRREKRLLPPEDSPLWQYLLSRSMREHPVLRSLRLLTLEQPQGDSMMTCEQAQLLANLARLIKAKKALDLGTFTGYSALALALALPPAGRVITCEVNPEPPELGRPLWRQAEEEHKIDLRLKPALETLDELLAAGEASTFDVAVVDADKENCAAYYERCLQLLRPGGVLAVLSVLWRGEVLQPQPRDTEAQCVRNLNERILRDARVHISLLPLGDGLTLAFKI